ACAACGCCATTGCGTTCGGCTTCCGCCACTTGAAATACATCTTTTGCTAAATCAACAGCAATGCGTTTACGATACATGGCAACATTCCTCGGGAATCAACAGGTTTGCATACGATGATCCAAACCGTGGTACAAGAGGAGTCCATTACAGCACTCAAGGCCGCTCACATTCGTTCGCTGGACAGCCTCAATCGGCGCATGCTTCGCATTTTACGCGCCGCCCTTCGCTGCCCCTTAGCTCTGCGTTAGGGGCTTAGCTGCGCATCAACATCCATGTGTTTGTGCAGAATACGAATAATTTCAATGCTGGTTTGGCTGCCAACTTTGTAGAAAATAATATGGCTGCCTTGCGGAAATTTTTTGTAACCAGCTTTTATATTGTCACAGGCTTTGCCAGCCAGAGGAGTATCTGCCAGCATATGGAACGCTTCGTCCAATTGTTTAATGTACAAGTTGCGTTGTTCTCTTCCCCAGGTTTTTTCGGTAAAAAGAGCAATCGCGTACAAATCTTCTTTGGCTTTATGGGTTAGCGCAAATACCTTCATCTGCTACCGTTATCCAGTTCGGCGATAAACGCACTATAGCTGTAATCGGTCAACCCGCTTTGTTCGCCTTCGTTCAGCATGCGGCGCAGGGCATCCAATTTGCTTTCAGAGTTTTCAAGCAATCTCAGCGCTGCGCGTACCACTTCGCTGGCAGAACCATAGCGCCCACTCTCCAGTTGGTGTGCAATAAAGCCGTCAAAGTGCTCGCCAAGGCTAATGCTGGTATTTTTGGCCATGTTTAAACCTCGCAAATTACCAATAAATACCGAATTATGGTACTTTGACAGTGACGCATTAGTCAATAGAGCCCCTAACAAGTCGTATATGGACTCCTCCTGCAAGCGGTGAATAAAACTTTTTTAACAGCGTCGATGTAGCGGTTGCATTCGACTATTCGGCCTTTGGTTGCGTGTCATGCACGTTGGCCATTCTGTAATTCGCACGATGGGAGCCAAGCGCTCAAGCGATCACAAGGATCAGAATTGTTATCGGCTTTACCCATCGACGGACTTGCCGTTTCGACAGACTGTTGTTGTTCACCACAACCACAAGAAAGGGTTTTGGACTTCCCACGGAAAGCATGACAGCCACTAGCCTCAAATGGAGGCATGTTCAAATGCCTCGGGACTGACGCCACCGAGGTGACTGTGGCGTCGGGTTCGATTGTAGAACACCTCGATGTAATCGAAGATATCTGCGCGTGCTAAATCACGGGTTTTATATATCCGTTTACGAATACGCTCCTTTTTTAAACTGCTAAAGAACGATTCCGCTACGGCATTGTCCCAGCAGTTACCGCGACGGCTCATGCTGGGCTCAAGGCGGTTAGCGCCACAGAAACGGCGCCAATCATCGCTGCCGTATTGGCTGCCTTGATCCGAATGCACCAATACAGTTTGCGTTGGTTTTCTGCGCCAAAGCGCCATCATTAGCGCATCCAAAACCAATTCGCGCGCAATGGTGGGCTTCATAGACCACCCAACAACTTTCCGCGAATGTAAATCCAACACAACCGCCAAGTAGAGCCAGCCTTGCCATGTTCGGATGTAGGTGATGTCGGTCACCCACGCACGATCCGGCTGATCCACTGTAAATTCTCGATTGAGTGTGTTGGGAGCCAGTATAGATGGTCTTCCGCGCCGCGCTCGTGGCGATTTATAACCTCTAATAGCAGCTATTTTGTTTGTGCGCATAATACGCGCCACGCGATGCTTGCTACAGGTTTCACCCGCTTCACGCAAATCCGCCAATATCCGTGGTGCACCATACACGCCGCCACTGGCATCGTAAGAAGCCCTAATCACTGTCAACAACCGTTGATTTTCAATGGCTCGATTCGACAGTGGTTTGTGCACCCATGCATAAAAACCCGAGCGTGAAACACCCAATAGCCTGCACATCACAGCAATACAAAATTCATGGCTGTGGTCATTAATGAATCGGTACTTTACTCGTGCTCCCGCGCAAAGTACCGAGCGGCCTTTTTTAGTATGTCGCGCTCCTCTTCTGTCCGTTGCAATTGAGCGCGCAATCTAAGAATTTCAGTCTTGGCGGCCAGTAATTCTGTGGCCTGCTGATCCGATTTGTCAGGCTTGATTGCTTTGACCCATTTGTACAAACTGTGCGTAGAGACGCCTAATCGCTGGGAAACTTCAGCAACGGAATAACCTCGATCGACAATTTGTCGTACGGCCTCTTCTTTAAATTCGGGCGGAAAACATTCAATACTCATGGCTTGCTCCTATGAAAGAATCATAGGCCAGTACTGTCTACCAAACCATGGGAAGTCCAGATGCCTAACAAGTTGCCGAGTGAAGAAAACCGATTGAAGCAAGTACGAACTGTTTGCCGTAGAAACAAACGCACTATTGCCGCGTTGTTGTTATTGCTGTTGGCGATGGGTTGTACGCCGATGTTGCTGCATAAATTGGATGAACAATTTGGTGTGGCAGATAAAACCCGCTATGACGCGCCGCCAAAGCCCGTTGCAGACGCGCCAGAATATTGGCGCGATGTGCGACCTGTGCTCGAACAGCGCTGCACGGTGTGTCACGGTTGTTACGATGCGCCCTGTCAGCAGAACCTAACTTCGTGGGACGGTATTGTGCGAGGCGCAAGCAGTGAGCAAGTTTACGCCAATCATTTGCGTGCAGTAGAGCCGACGCGCTTGTTTATTGATGCACAGTTGCCGTCGGAATGGCGCGATAAAAAATTTCATCCAGTGTTAAACGAGCGCAATAATGTGCGAGAAGCAAATTTGCAAGGCAGCGTGTTATACCGTGTTCTCGATTTAAAACGCAAAAATCCATTGCCAAATATGGAGGTTTTAAATCCAAAAATATTTGATTTTTCTTTGGACAGAAAACAGACCTGCCCAACCATTGAAAACATGCCAGCCTTTGAAAAAGACCACGCACAGTGGGGCATGCCATTTGGGTTGCCGGCTTTATCAAGTAAGGAGTTCGCCACGATAGAAAGTTGGCTGGCAGCCGGTTCGCCGGCGGCAGAAAAGCCGGCGTTGCCAGTGGCGTTGCAAAAACAAATTGCGCAATGGGAAATGTTTTTTAATGGCAACTCGCTCAAGCAGCAGCTAGTCAATCGTTATCTCTACGAGCATTTGTATTTGGCGCATCTCTATTTTGATGAAGTGCGTACCACGAATCGATATTTCTTTCGTTTGGTGCGCTCTACAACCCCGCCGGGTGAGCCGATTGCAGAGATTGCTACGCGCCGCCCTTATGACGCTCCAAACGCGGTAACTTTTTGGTACAGATTGCGCTTGGAGACTGGCAGCATTATTGAAAAAACACATATGCCGTATGTTTTAAACGGTGCACGCAAAGCAAAGTGGATAGAATGGTTTTTGGATGTTGATTATGCGGTAAATGCATTGCCTTCATATGCGCCGGAAGAGGCGGGTAACCCGTTTATCGCGTTTCAAGCGTTGCCCGTGCAAGCGCGCTATCGTTTTCTGTTGGATGAAGCGCAATTTGTGATTGACACCTTTATTAAAGGGCCTGTGTGTCGCGGCCAGGTGGCACTTGGCGTCATTGAGGATCATTTCTGGGTGTTTTTTGTCGACCCAGATCGTATGCCGCCAGAAGAAACGGCGGAATTTCTTGCGCAAGAAAGTAAAAATTTGCGTCTGCCGGCAGAAGATGAAAGCAATGCGGGTATATTAGACTGGTTGAAATATTCACGGTTGCAGAAGGCTTATTTGGGTGCAAAAGCACACGCATTGCAAAAAGTTATTGGAAATAGCAATGGTCTGACTTTGGATTTGGTGTGGGACGGTGATGCAAGCAATGACAATGCCGCGTTGACCGTTTTTCGACACAGCGATAGTGCGTCAGTCGTAAAAGGCATGGTTGGGCAGCATCCGGAAACAGCATGGTTAATTAGTTATGGATTGTTGGAGCGCATCTATTACTTATTAGCGGCAGGATTTGATGTTTACGGTAGTCTTGGACATCAACTCAACACACGGCTTTATATGGACTTTTTACGCATGGAAGGCGAAGCCAATTTCTTGGCCTTACTGCCGCGTTACGCACGAAAACCCACTCGTGATAGCTGGTATCGTGGAGCCAGCGACAATGTCAAACAATATCTCTATGGCGAGCACTTTAATTTTTCTGCTGAGACAGACGTTGTTTATCGAACGGATAAACCAAAACAAGAATTGTATAGATTGATAACGGCGCGTATCGGTAAAAATGTGTCACAAGAGTTTTCCTTGACGAAAGAGCCAAGTAAAAACATACACACAATGGTAAATCGCTTGCAAAATATACGCGGCGCTGGACTATCTGTGTTTCCACAGAACAGCATTCTGCGCGTGGATGATGGCAAGAAAAGCCGTTACTTCACACTGTTAAACAACAGCAGTTACAGTAATATTTCGCAACTGCTGCAAGCAGACGAACGCCGCCGCCCAAACGAAGATTACCTCACAGTTGTACCAGGCATCATCGGCGCGTATCCCAATGCATTTTTTATAGTGACAGAGGATAGTGCGCCGGCTTTTGTTTCATCATTGAAAAAAATGAAGACAGAAGAGGACTACAAAGCACTGGCCGATACATTCGCCATGCGAAGAACAAACCCTGATTTCTGGCGTTTCAGCGATGATTTGCACAGCTATTATGAAAAACAGAAGCCGATAGCAAGCGGCATTCTTGACTACAATCGATTTGAAAATCGATGATCGATGGTGATGGCATGACGCACCGTGAAGCACATCGTTCACATCGCAGCGGTTGGTTGCGTGCAGCGATGTTGGGTGCCAATGACGGCATTATTTCTACCAGCAGTCTTATCATTGGCGTCATGATGGCCAATACAACGCAAAGCGATATTGTGTTGGCTGGTTTTGCAGGGTTGGTGGCGGGCGCGATGTCGATGGCGGCCGGGGAGTTTGTGTCGGTTAGTGCGCAAGCGGACACTGAAAAAACAGACCTCGAAATAGAGCGCCAATCGCTGGCAAAAAATTATGAGTCAGAAAAAATTGAGTTGGCGCAAATCTATGAAGCGCGCGGCTTAACACCGGCACTTGCGCTGCAAGTGGCAGAGCAATTGATGTCGCACGATGCACTCGGCGCGCATGCCCGCGATGACATTGGCATAACGGACGCTGGCATGGCGCGTCCGTTGCAAGCGGCGTTGTGGTCAGCCGCATCCTTTTCGGTTGGCGCCTTGCTGCCCTTACTGCTGGCGTGGTGGTGTTCGCCGCCCTACTTGCTGACGATGGTCGCCCTGCTCTCGCTGGTATTTCTGGCGGTATTAGGAGCCGCTGGTGCGTACATTGGTGGTGCGCCTATGCGTCGAGCGGCAATGCGAGTAACTTTTTGGGGTGCGCTAGCGATGGCCGTTACGGCGTTAGCGGGACACTGGTTTGGTGTGATGCTCTAGTTCAGCCACTATCCATCGCCATCAATACCGGCGAAAATGTCGGCTTGCTCAGTCGTAGCACTATTAAAATCAAAAGGTTACTGTGTAAATGCTGTTAATGATCGATAATCATAATTACAGTTTCTAAACGTCTCAGAACGTCTCAAATATCCCAAAAACCTCAATAAAATATACAATCCGCATCTCATTGTGTCTCAGGTATTCCTTGAAAGCTCAGTCAATTGGGGGTACCGTTGGGGGTATCGAAATCACGATAACTACGATACTTTATGTCCCTAACAGACCTCAAAATCAGAACCGCCAAGCCTGCAGACAAGCAATACAAGCTTAGCGATTCAGGCGGACTCTACTTGCTCGTAAAGCCAAACGGCGCCCGTCTTTGGCGACTTAAGTACCGCCTTGCAGGCAAGGAAAATGTATTCGCCATTGGCGAGTACCCTGCTATTGCACTGGCTGAAGCGAGACAACGTCGAGACATTGCCAAGAAGTCCATCAAAGAGGGGGCGAATCCAGCCCACACTCGCCAGACTACATTGCTTGCGATCCATACCGAGAATGCCACCACCTTCGAGTCGGTTGCTAGGGAGTGGATAGAAAAGAAAAGCCCGGCTGGACGCCTTACTATCTCAGGCAGGTAGAAGGCTTCCTGAAAGCTGATGTTTTCCCTTTCATTGGCCTTTTGCCCATCAGAACTGTAACTGCTGCATTGTTATTGGACGTTATCACCCGCGCAGAAAGCAGGGGGGCGGAGACCGTTGCTCTCCTGATTCGGCAATGGTGTTCTGCCATATTTCGTTATGCTGTTGCTACGCTGAGAGCAGATCATGACCCTGCAGCAGCCCTTCGCGGAGCCATCCATCGTCCCAAAACAGTGCACAAAAAGCCTCTTACACGCGACCAGATCAGTGAACTCCTTAAGGCACTAGAACATCATGGCGGGTACCGCACGACCGTTATTGCCATGCGGTTGATGCTGTTGACCTTCGTTCGTACCGTCGAGTTGCGAGCTGCCACATGGTCAGAATTTGATCTGGGCAGAGCAGAATGGCGTATACCTGCCGAACGCATGAAAATGCGGGAGCTACACATCGTCCCGCTGCCCCAGCAAGCAATAGTTCTATTAATAGAACTTCAAAAGCACACGGGTAATGGTGATTACCTGTTCCCTAACCGCCGAACACCCAATACTTGCATGACAGGCACCACGCTGAACCGGGCTCTTGAGCGAATGGGATTCAATGGCAAAGGCAGCATCGGATTCTCCGGGCATGGATTCCGTGCCACCGCCTCAACCATGTTAAATGAAATGGGATACCGCTCTGAAGTGATTGAAAGACAACTTGCTCATGCGGAGCGTAACAAAGTGAGAGCCAGCTACAACCAAGCCGAATACATGGAAGAGCGTCGATCTATGATGCAGCAGTGGGCCGACTTTATTGACCAAGTTGCCGAGAAAAGTACAGCCCAGTTACAACCAGACAAAGTATCTGGAGGCGCGTAAATTCACGCCGGCGCAATGATAAATATTTTCGGTTATTTCACTTATTTTGTTTATTTCGTTTAATCTATACTGGTTGTTGTTCGTGGTTAGACATTGTTTGTTTAGGAGTTCGTGATGAGTACCAGCCACAATATTGTGCATTTGCCCACCCAGCCGGAAGTGGAAGAGGCTAAAATCTCCAGCCGGATGCTCAGCAAATATGCTGACGCAGACCGTGTGCAAATGACGCTGAAAGCCAGCAACGGCCAAGCAGAAGACTTCGTGCTGCCTGGCCCTGTGTTGCAAATGCTGTTGGACATTCTGTCTGAAATGGCCAGAGGCAATGCCATTAGCCTGATGCCCATTCATCACGAATTGAGCACGCAAGAAGCTGCCAATATGTTGAATGTAAGCCGCCCTCACTTGGTCAGCCTGTTGGAAAAGGGTAGCCTGCCGTTCCGCAAAGTGGGTTCGCATCGCCGCGTGCAGGCGAAAGATGTGCTGGAATACAAAGCCAACATTGATCAGCTTCGCTTAGAGACCTTGAACGAATTGACAGCCTTTTCGCAAGAACAAGGCATGGGATACGAACATTAAATGGCCAGATTTTCGGTCATCTTGGATGCTTGTGTCTTATACCCGGCACCAATGCGGGACGCACTGTTGCGTCTCGCTGCTACTAATTTGTTCAAAGCGTATTGGACAGATCAGATACACGAGGAATGGATAAACGCCCTGTTACGGCAGGGCAAATATTCACGGGAAACGCTGGAAAAAACGCGTGATCTAATGGACAGGCATGTTCCTGATGCCATAGTCACAGGTTACGAAAACCTGATAGAAAGTATTGAACTACCCGATCTTGATGACCGGCATGTATTGGCTGCTGCGATCAAATGCAAAGCCGATGCAATCGTTACGTCCAACCTGAAAGATTTTCCAGAAGATCTTTTGGCCGCTTATCAAATTGAAATTATCCACCCAGATGATTTTATCTATTACCAGATTGATATGGCACCGGCTGTTTGTTGCACTGCTTTTAGAGAGCAACGTATGGCACTGAATAAACCTCCGATGACAGTGGATGAATTTCTGACCAATTTACAGAAACAACAACTGCCACAAACTGTATCTCTGTTGAGGCAATACGCTGGTTTACTGTAACCACCAGATCATTTGAAAGGTCGCCAGGAAATGTTGCAAGTAGAAGAATTGGATGGTTGTTGGGTATTCATAGAACAACCGTCAGCCAGCGAGGATGATGCCTGTTTAGACAAAGCTCTGGATGCTTGGCATAGCGGGCAAGATCAACTAGCAGAATCCCTGTTCAGTAAATTGCTTGCCAAAAATCCTTTCCATATTGATGCGATGCATCACCTGTCGCTGTTATATGACGCTGTGGGGGATTTTGAATTTTCATACATGGCAGCACAGGCTGCTGTCAGCATCGGATTGCAGGCCTTGCCGCCGACATTTCAGTGGGACACAGCCCGAATGGAATGGGGCTCTTGGAGCAACAGGCCTTTCTTGCGTGCCTACCATCACCTTGGCCTGTGCTATTGGGGTCAAGGTGCAGTGAAAGAAGCGATCACCGTGTTCAGCCGCTTGTTGTCAATTAATCCCATGGATAACCAGGGCGTGCGAGGGGTGTTACCCATGTGCTGGTTTGAATTGAATGATCCGTGGAATGCAGTCAAACACTGTCGCCAGTATCAGGACGATACTTTTCCTGAAGTCACCTATTCGCATGCACTGGCACTGGTTATGATCGGGGAGACCGGCATTGCAAAAACTGTCTTGCAGGAAGCGATTGCAGAATTACCGTTAGTAGCAAAAGAGCTGCTCAAGAAAAAACATCCACGTCCCAAGGGGTTAAGGCCGGACACTGTCATCTATGGCAGCGCAGGCCAAGCGTATGCCTATTGGCAACAATATGGAAAATATTGGGAAGCTACGCCAGCGGCAATGGATCTTTTGAAAGATTGCGCTGCGAAATAGTTTCCAAAACCGGTAGTGATTCATGTATTAAATTTTTGGCCTAATCACTTGGAACATACATGCTCAAAAATCCGCACCACTAATCAACGTCACCTTTCCGGCACTTTGTATTGGCTTCTTGACGCTAGGAGCATCATATCCAGGTATTCTGATAATGATGTCTGAATACCTTGCTGCGTTAATTGTTTTTAAAGTAAGCGCAAAATGCCAGGCAAGATGAGCCTGATTAACCAGCGTAATGGCCGCAGTATGCAGTTAACAATCTTTAGCTTCTCAGCCATTTCTTGGCGATAAGCTGAAAAGTTATGGCGCTGGTATTGCAGTAGCTTTTGACTCTCAGTGGTATCCATCCAGTGTGTATAAAACTCACCCTTACCATGGACGGATAAAGGTAAGGATATGCCCAGAGATTCAAAGGCTGTGTTGATGAAATCCTTGTGTGTGACCTGACAAGATTCGCCGCCGCCTATCAGCAGTATTTTATTGACGGCTTCTTCAGTACAAGCTGCTTTACACATGGCATAAGCCACATCTTTGGGGTGAACATATTCCAGCGGGTTATCGGCTTTAATATTAAGCAGTTGCTTAAAAGTTTTTCTGTCAGTTTTCAGCGTCCGAGCATCGACGGACACACCCACACGTAAAACCACCCAGGGGATGCTTGAATTTTTTAGAAAGTTTTCGATTTCAAGTTTGTGTGTTGTGTAATTGTCCGTGGCTTTTACTGGATCATCTGCTTTTTTTGGTGTTTGTGTTTGATCAGGAAGGCCAAACACGGTTACAGACGATGGGAATATAAAGGTCGGTTTTTTAGTGGTTACTTCCGCCACCCTGATCAGTTTTTTACAGGCTACAACATTGATGTCATAAGCCAGTGAAGGATTGTCTTCAGTAGTGGGGGGAAGTACCGATGCATTATGAATAATGGCATCTACATCCTCAATTAATTGATAGAGCAGTTTTTCATCCCGAAGATCACCCAGAGTAACTTCTATCTTGCTGCCATAGTTGTCCGCTAGTTTCTTGCTGTTCTTGTTATCGGGGTCAAAACACTTTACCTGAAAACCCATTTGCAAAGCCTGATCTACACACATAAGACCGAGGTTGCCGAACGCGCCAGTGATTAAAAGTTTCATTTCATTCTCTTACTTTGGGTTAAACAGTGTGCAATGCACGCCGCCTTCGTATTCGATACTGCCCACACACTTATTACAATGGATGCATTTGCTTTTGAATTTGAGATTGTTTTTGGCCTTGTTCACCAAATCAGGTTCGGCAATCAGTGACCGACCTAACTGGATAAAGTCAAAACCGGCCTCCATTAGTTTGGCAAAGCTTTTGCTGGTGCTGGCTCCGCCCACATAAATTATTTTGCACTTAACCGCATTTTTCACACGAATAGCTTGTTCCAGAAAATACAGTTCGCTGTATTCAGATGCACGAAACATAATGGGGCTGGCCAGACGAAGCAGCAGGCGCATGATTTTATTTTTTTCAAATCTCAAGATGGCCGGCAACAAGCTTGGGCCTTTAAACATAAATTGTGGGTTTAACGCACTAGAACCGCCGCTGGTTATGATGGCATCAATACCGCCATCATCCAGCATTTTTGAAATCTCAATAGCATCGTCATAGCCAAGGCCGCCAGGAAATGCTTCCGTTAAACTAATTTTGGCTAATAAAGGAAAGTTTGGTCCAACGGCTTCACGTACCGCTGCTAAAACACGTAGCGGTAAGCGCATACGGTTTACAAGTGAACCACCATATTCATCTTTTCTGCGATTGGTCAGTGGACTGATAAATTGACAAAGACCATAACCGTGACCAAAGTGAATTTCCAGCGCATCAAAACCTACGGATTTCATAAACACAGCGGCATCGCGGTAGGTTTGTACAAAGTTGTCGATGTCCTCCCGTGTCATCGGATCGCAGAAAAACTGCCCGTTCACAATGCCTAGGGCATTGAGTCCAAAGCTCGGGCCTTTTGGTCTTTTAGTGCTTAATTCCTTGCTCTGGGAAAAACCACCGCCATGCCCCATCTGGCCGGAAACTTTAGTGCCACGTTTATGTAGGTCATCTATGAGATCTGTGAGTTCCTCACGTATGTATTCATCCATATACATCATGCCTTCTTTAACGCGGCCATCTTTGTTGACTGCACAGTAGGCAATCGTTGTCATGGCCACGCCACCGTCTGCTATTTCTCCATGAAAGTCCTTTAGCTTCTGGGTGGGACGGCCTTCTAGGGTCATATTTTCAAAGGTACTGGCCTTGATGAACCGGTTTTTCAGGGTCAGGCCATTGATATTGGCGGGGGTGTAACACTGTTCCAGTGGTGCTTCTGATATGGCTTTTGAGTCCTTAGCTGGCATAACGCTTCCCCATTTTTCTAGTCGCCTAAGATATATAGTGATACTATATATCTTTCAAGTTTAGGGCAAACCCATCTGGAAGAGGCATATACCTAATGGTCAAAACCAAGGGAGCAACCTGTAAAACCCAACGCCAGCGTCGGGAGGAAACCCAGCAGAAGATCTTGGATAGTGCCTGCAGAGTTTTCGGGGAAAAAGGGTATTCCGATACCGCTTTAGACGATATCGCCACGGGTGCCGGGGTGACAGAAGGGCCGGTGTATCACTACTTCAAGAATAAAAAGCAATTATTCACCACAGTGACAGAACGGATGGAGGCTGAGTTTGTTTCGGATATTCATGCGCTGGATTTTTCCGGTGGCGACGCCTCCTTACTGCAAATCTGGGATCTGTTCCTGGATTATTGCCAAAAGCCATGGTTTGTTCAGGTAGTACTCATTGATGCCACACACATCTTGGGAAGAGAGCGCTGGCAAGACACGGCCGTTACAACAAGTATTTTGAACCTACTGGGCAATACCAATTTTTTTATCGAAAAAAATATGGGCGAAGAAGAGAAAGGGTTAATTTTAAGAATGGTCATTGCTGCTTTGGCTGAGGTTGCGATGACGCTGGGTAACAACCCACAGTACGATGCCAGTCATGTACTGCACAAGTTAATTACATTATTTGCTGCGGATAAAAAATGATAACCAAGAAAAGCGTTTTAGTGACCGGCGGCGCCGGCGGTATGGGTTTAGCAACGGCGTTTAAACTTTCTCAAAATGGTTTTCATGTCTTTGTCGCAGACAACAATGCAGCCATGATAAAAAATGTAGAGCTGACTGACGGAATCACGCCTCTATTAATGGATGTAACCGATAGAAAATCTATAGAGCGAGCCTTTAATGAAATTAAAAGCCAGACAGATAGCCTTGCCGGTGTTGTAAATTTTGCTGGAATTTTACGGGTGGGCTCAATCTCAGAAATGCCAGAAGAGACATTGAGTCTTCTTCTGGATATTAATGTGATGGGAACCTATCGGGTCAACCAAATATTTTTACCCTTGTTGAACAGGAATATTAAAGGCCGAATTATTAATATCAGTTCAGAAACAAACTGGCAAAGTGGTGGACCTTTTAATGGTGCATATGCCATGAGTAAACATGCCATCGAAGCTTATTCTGATTCCCTGCGCAGGGAATTAATGTTTTTAGGGATTGATGTGGTAAAGATACAGCCCGGCCCTGTAAGCGCCGGAGAGAAACTGTACCACTGAAGCGGCCGAATTCCTCGGTCGCGGCGGTGCAAAAGTGTACCGCCCCAGTGGCCTCCTCTAGTCTGCCGTCTCGGCAGATGGCAGGGGGTGGAGGATGTACAGCGTGGAGATGTATCAACGATTACGACGTGCCTGCCACGTCG
The DNA window shown above is from Cellvibrionales bacterium and carries:
- a CDS encoding TetR family transcriptional regulator, whose protein sequence is MVKTKGATCKTQRQRREETQQKILDSACRVFGEKGYSDTALDDIATGAGVTEGPVYHYFKNKKQLFTTVTERMEAEFVSDIHALDFSGGDASLLQIWDLFLDYCQKPWFVQVVLIDATHILGRERWQDTAVTTSILNLLGNTNFFIEKNMGEEEKGLILRMVIAALAEVAMTLGNNPQYDASHVLHKLITLFAADKK
- a CDS encoding SDR family NAD(P)-dependent oxidoreductase; its protein translation is MITKKSVLVTGGAGGMGLATAFKLSQNGFHVFVADNNAAMIKNVELTDGITPLLMDVTDRKSIERAFNEIKSQTDSLAGVVNFAGILRVGSISEMPEETLSLLLDINVMGTYRVNQIFLPLLNRNIKGRIINISSETNWQSGGPFNGAYAMSKHAIEAYSDSLRRELMFLGIDVVKIQPGPVSAGEKLYH